One window of the Triticum dicoccoides isolate Atlit2015 ecotype Zavitan chromosome 3B, WEW_v2.0, whole genome shotgun sequence genome contains the following:
- the LOC119280529 gene encoding protein DETOXIFICATION 16-like gives MISVMFVGHLGELALASASMASSFAIVTGFSFLTGMSFALDTLCGQAFGASEHHMLGVYKQRAMLVLGLASLPIAAVWANTGAILLHLGQDPEIAAGAGTYIRWMIPALFFYGWLQCHVRFLQAQKLVVPVMLSSGATAVSHVLVCWALVYRLRLGIRGAALANAVSYLTNVSILAVYVRVSPSCNKSWTGFSFEAFHGLIPFLKLAVPSALMVCMEWWSFEVMVILSGLLPNPKLETAVLSICLNTNSLVCTVPNGLSSAISTRVSNELGAGRPRAALLAARVVIVLAFLVGTSEGLLLVLVHKVWGYAYSKDQEVVSYVGTMMLILAVSVLFDGLQYVLSGIVRGCGQQKIGAFVNFIAYYLVGIPAALVFTFKCHLGGKGLWLGILSGLVTQTLLLLFISFGNTDWDKQAINAKDRILTSPPVEP, from the exons ATGATCTCCGTCATGTTCGTCGGGCACCTGGGCGAGCTCGCGCTGGCCAGCGCCTCCATGGCCAGCTCATTCGCCATCGTCACCGGCTTCAGCTTCCTG ACGGGCATGTCGTTCGCCCTGGACACCCTGTGCGGGCAGGCCTTCGGGGCGAGCGAGCACCACATGCTGGGAGTGTACAAGCAGAGGGCGATGCTGGTGCTGGGCCTGGCGAGCCTCCCGATCGCGGCGGTGTGGGCCAACACCGGCGCGATCCTGCTGCACCTGGGGCAGGACCCGGAGATCGCGGCGGGCGCCGGGACGTACATCCGGTGGATGATCCCGGCGCTCTTCTTCTACGGGTGGCTGCAGTGCCACGTGCGGTTCCTGCAGGCGCAGAAGCTGGTGGTGCCGGTGATGCTCAGCTCCGGCGCCACCGCGGTGAGCCACGTGCTGGTGTGCTGGGCGCTGGTGTACAGGCTGCGGCTGGGGATCAGAGGCGCCGCGCTGGCCAACGCCGTGTCCTACCTCACCAACGTCTCCATACTGGCCGTCTACGTCAGGGTCTCGCCGTCGTGCAACAAGAGCTGGACGGGGTTCTCTTTCGAGGCATTCCACGGCCTCATCCCCTTCTTGAAGCTCGCCGTGCCATCCGCGCTCATGGTCTG CATGGAGTGGTGGTCGTTCGAGGTGATGGTGATACTGTCCGGCCTTCTCCCCAACCCCAAGCTCGAGACGGCCGTCCTCTCCATCTG CTTGAACACCAACTCCTTGGTGTGCACGGTCCCGAATGGGCTCTCTTCGGCCATAAGCACGCGCGTGTCCAACGAGCTCGGAGCGGGGCGGCCCCGTGCGGCGCTTCTGGCGGCCCGCGTGGTGATAGTGCTGGCGTTTCTGGTGGGCACGTCGGAGGGGCTCCTCCTGGTACTTGTGCACAAAGTGTGGGGCTATGCCTACAGCAAGGACCAGGAGGTGGTCTCCTACGTCGGCACCATGATGCTCATCCTCGCCGTCTCCGTCCTCTTCGACGGCCTCCAGTACGTCCTCTCAG GTATAGTTCGGGGCTGTGGACAACAGAAGATTGGCGCTTTTGTTAATTTCATTGCGTATTATCTAGTTGGTATCCCTGCAGCACTGGTTTTCACCTTCAAGTGCCATCTTGGTGGAAAG GGGCTTTGGTTGGGAATATTGAGCGGATTGGTGACACAGACGTTGTTGCTTCTTTTCATTTCCTTTGGCAACACTGATTGGGATAAACAA GCAATTAATGCAAAGGATAGAATTTTGACGTCGCCGCCTGTGGAGCCATGA